Genomic segment of Streptomyces alboniger:
GGATGAGGACGCCATGAACGGACGTACGCCACCGCGCGGCGCGGCCCATCCGCCCTCTCCGCCCTCTCCGCCCTCTCCGCCCTCTCCGCCCTCTCCCACCTCCCCACCCCACGAGTTCACCGTGGTGCGCGGACAGCCGAACGACGAGGAACTGGCGGCGGTGGTGTCGGCGCTCCTGACGCTCTCCCGCAGCCGCGCGGTCGGCGCGCGCGGCGATGGCGCGGCGGTGCGCCGCGCGCTGTGGACGCGGTCGTGGTCGTGGTCGCCGGGAGGCTACCGCGCTCCTGGCTCGTGGCAGCGCTGAGCGGGAATAGCTCAGCGGGAATCAGCGGAAATTGGCGAGCGGGAATTGGTGAGCGGTGCCGCCCTGCTCGCGTATTGCGGGCTGCCCTCATGTCATTTCCGGGGCCCTTTCTCTTTCCTTACACCCAGCCTTGCTATTCACGATTTACGGATCATACGCTGCGCTCGCTCATCAAATGCCGACCGGAAAAGCGCGTCGGCCTGAGAGAAGGAGTCGGCGATGGCCGGAACTCTTGGAACTGCCCGGAGCAGAAAGCGGTCGGCGGTGATCACGGGGAATTCGCCTCAGTCGCAACTCGCCTCCCTCACCGGAATGCGGTTCCTTGCCGCAGCGCTGGTGGTCTGCACTCATTTCGGGCTCTACGTGCGGGGAAACCCCGACTTCTGGCGCAACTCGGGCCAGGTCGGTGTCTCGTTCTTCTTCATCCTGAGCGGATTCGTGCTGACCTGGTCGTCGCGCCCGGACCGGAGCGCCCGCGACTTCTGGCGCCGTCGCCTGTGCAAGGTCTTCCCGAACCACCTCGTGACGGCCGCCGTCCACTTCGCGCTGCTGTGCCTGGTCGGCGCGCGACTCACGGAGTGGCAGCTCGTGCCCACGGCGCTGCTGGTGCAGTCGTGGATCCCCGGCTTCGACCTGACCACCGCGGTCTCCCCGGTGAGCTGGTCGCTGTCGTGCGAGCTGTTCTTCTACGCCGCGTTCCCGTTCCTGCTGCGGTGCGTCGTCCGTATCCGCGACGGGCGGCTGTGGTGGTGGGCGGCGGGGACGGTCGCGATGATCGTCTGCGTACCGGTCGTCGCGACGTACCTGGTCCCGGACGGCAACCCCATGACGCCGCTGCTGCCCTACATGAACAACGACGCCTGGTTCGTCTACTTCTTCCCCGTGGCCCGCGCCCTGGAGTTCCTCCTCGGAATGCTGGTCGCGCGCCTCGTCATGGAGGGGAGGTGGCTGCCTGTGGGCAGGGTCCCGGCGATGCTCGCGCTGGCGCTCGGTTTCTGGATGTCGATGGGCGCGGGGCTGTACTCGTTCGTCGCGATCACCGTGGTCCCCCTGGCGCTGGTCATCGGTTCGACCGCGGTCGCTGACGCCGGAGGGCGCCGGTCCATCCTCAGGGCCCGGCCGATGGTGTGGCTGGGCGAGGTGTCCTTCGCGCTCTACCTGGTGCACAAGCCCGTCATCGACTTCAGCGCCAGGGCGCTGGGCATTCCGCGCTTCAGCGGCATGGACCTGATCGCGCAACTCGGCTTCTTCGCCCTGATATTCGGGGCGTCGGTGTTGGTGGCATGGGCGCTGTACCGGATGGTCGAACGGCCGGCGATGCGGCGTTGGAGCCGGGCGAGGAACCGACGGCAGACTTCTGATTGACGAAATCGAAAGGGTGAAATGCAGGGCTCCGGCCGGTGGCGACCTTCCGCCACCGGCCGGAGCTATTTCTGTATGCCCGATGTCGATACGTTGTTCTGCCCGATGCCCGATGCCGGATGCCGGTGCGTCGGTATCGCATTGCGCAGCATCATTTCGGCATGGCCTGAGCAGGTGCCTCCGCCAGACCGAAGCGCCGATGAAGCGCGCGCAACGGACGGGGCGCGTACCAGTTGTGCCTGCCCAGCAGCCGCAGGCAGGTCGGCACGAGGACGCCGCGGATGAGCAGCGCGTCCAGCAGGACAGCCAATCCGCTCCCCAGGCCGAACATCTGCATGAAACTCACCGAACTGGTCGCGAAGGCCAGCAGGCTCACCGCGAGAAGCGCTGCCGCCGCCGAGACGATGGATCCGCTGCGGCCCAGCCCCCGCGGGACGGCCTCGGCCGTGGGCAGCCCTTGGTCGTGCAGTTCCTTGATCCGGCCCAGTACGAACACCTCGTAGTCCATGGACAGCCCGAACACGACGCAGAACATCAGCAGCGTCATGGCCGTGTCCATCGGCATCGGCGTACAGCCGAGCAGCCCGGAGAAGTGCCCCGTCTGGAAGATCCACACCATGGTGCCGAGGATCGCGCCCATGCCGAGGGCGTTGAGCAGCAACGCCCGCAGGGGCTGCGTCACGCTGCCGGTGAAGAGGAACAGCAGCACGAACGTGCTGGTGGCGATCATGGCCAGGGCGAGGGGCAGCCGGTCCCCGATGGCCTGCTTGGTGTCGACGGCCCGGGCGGCAGGACCGCCGACGAGTGCCTCGCCGGGTCCGGGCAGGGCCACCGCACGCACCCTTTTGACCAGGTGGGCGGCTTCTTCTGAGGCAGGCGGGTGGCTGGTGCGCACGGTGATGTGGTGCAGATCCGACCCCGGCGAGGTCCGTGTGTCGTGGTCGATGGAATCCACGCCGGTCACTTCCGATACGGCCCGCGCGTACGCGGCGACGTCCGACGGCGCCGACCCTCCGGTGACCACGACGTCGAGGGAGTCGACGCCCCCGCCGTGCGGGAATTCGGCGCGCAACGCGGCGGCGACGGTCCGGCTCGGCGTGTTCTCGGGCATGACGCGTTCGTCCGGGGTGCCGAAACGGACTCCGAGCAATGGCGCCGCCGCGACCACGAGGACGGCGAAGGCGGGCAGGGCGGTCCGCAGCGGGTGGCGAAGGACCGTGCGGGCTATGCGCTCCCAGAGCCGGTCACCTCCGCCGGCCCGTACGGACCGGGGAGTGAGGCGCGGGCCGAGCACGGTGAGCAGCGCAGGTGTGACCAGGAGCGCGCAGAGCGCCGCGGTGGCGACGACGCCGAGACCGGCGTAGGCGAACGAGCGCAGGAAGGCCAGTGGGAAGACCAACGGCGCGGCGAGCGCGGCGGCGACCGTGGCGGCGGAGAACACGATCGTGCGCCCGGCCGTCGCCACCGTCTGCCCGACCGCCTCACGAGGGTCCTGACCGGCGGCCAGTTGTTCGCGGTACCGGCTGACCATCAGGAGCCCGTAGTCGATCGCCAGTCCGAGGCCGAGAGCGGTGGTGAGGTTGATGGCGAAGACCGATACGTCGGTGACGCGGGCGAGCAGGTGGAGTTCGGCGAAGGTCCCGAGGACGGCCACGACACCGATCCCCAGCGGCACCAGCGCGGGCGCCAGGCCACGGAAGACGAGGACCAGCAGGGCGAAGGTGACCGGGATGGCGATCCCTTCGGCCAGTCCCAGGTCCTTGGCCACCTGGGTGCTGATGTCGTGACCGAGACCGGAGGGCCCGCCCGCGACGACGGTGAACGCCCTCCCCGGAGCGCCCTCCTCGCGGCCGTCGGCATCGGCATCGGCCTTGTCATCGGCATCGGCATGATCGGCTATGAGCGCGGCGGCCCGCTCGGCTACCTCTTCACCGTCTCCGGCGAGCTGTACGAGTACGAGCGCGCCGCTGCCGTCCTCCGCCCTGAGGGCAGCGGCCGGTGTCCGCCAGTACGAGACCACATCCTGGACTCCCTGGCGCCGTGAAAGCCGGTCGGTGAAGTCATCGCCCGCGGCCCGCACAGCGGGGGAGTCGACGGTGCCCGCTCGTGGCCGGACCAGCAGGACGAGATCGGGCGTACCGCCGAATTCTTTGTCGAGCAGCCGGGCCGCGCGGCTTGAGGGGGCGGTCGGGTCCTCGAACCCGCCGCTCTTGAGCTGTCCGAAGACGCCGATCCCCGCGGCGCCGGCCGCGAGCGTCAGCAGCCCGGCCCAGATGAGCACCGTACGTGCCCTGTCGAAGAGGAAGAGTCCCAGTGTGCGCAGCATGTGCTGCCTCCCGGAGGGCCGGGCGGGCCGTGTGCCGGGAGGCGCACGGACCCGACGATGTTTACGCCGTTAACTTTGCATTCCATGTGCACGCTGTCAACATTGGAGGGTGAGTACACCCAAGGCGCCGCGGAGCGGCTACCACCACGGTGATCTGCGCAACGCACTCGTAGGGGCGGGCGTCGCCCTCGCCACGAAGGGCGGCCCCCAAGAGGTGGTCCTGCGGGCCGTGGCCAGGGAGGTCGGCGTCTCGCCCACGGCCGCGTACCGGCATTTCGCCAACAGGGAAGACCTGCTGCACGCCGTCAGACTGGCGGCGCTGGCCCGGCTCGCCGGGGCCATGGAGCAGGAGGTCATCGCGGGGAAGCGGCGGCGCGACCCGGTCGAGGACGCGGTGCGCCGCCTGCGTGCCCTGGGGGCGGGCTACCTCCGCTTCGCGCTGGCCGAGCCGGGGCTGTTCCGGATGGCCTGCTGCGACACCTCGGCGCAGACCGCGGACTTCTCACTGGTCTCCGACTCCCGCGCCTTCGCCCTGCTGACCGAGGTGATCGACACGCTCGCCGGGCACGGTCTGATCGAATCCGGCAGCCGGCCGTACAGCGAGATGGCGGCGTGGGCGCCGATCCACGGCATGGCCACCCTGCTGCTCGACGGCCTGCTCGACGCCCTTCCGCCACGACAGCGCCAGGCCGCGGTGGACCGGGTCATCGAGGTCACGGTCGAGGGGTTGTGCGGTCAGGGCGTCGTCGCGGACGCAGGCCGGTCGTGGACGCGACGGCTGTGGTCCCCGGTGCGAAAGAGGGAGGGCGGACCGGGGGAGAGGCCCTGACCGGCGCCGACACTCCGTGGCGCTCCTGCCGCGGACGGTGAGGGGCTGGAGAGCGCCCAGGTCGAGCTCCACGGGTATGTGCTTGCCATGGGTATTCCTGTCGGGGTGTGTGCTTGTGTGTGGGGGGCGACCGTCCGTAGGGAGCGGCCTCCTTGTGCTCCCCACTTTCGCCCGCGGGACATGCCCGGCGGACCCGACCGGCGTCCGCAGCGGACCCCGCCGACCGGCGGGGTCCGGGGCCGCCCATCAAGAAGTCGCCCGGGGCGACCAACCATGGCGAGTGCGCGTTGTGCGGGCTCTTTGGGATGCCTCACCCGGTGAGCCGACGGTCGATCACCGTGCGGAGTTTCCCGCTTGCCGCACTGCGTTCGAAGTCCGAGGGGCTGACCGTCTCGACCGTCAGGTCCAGCAGCCTTTCGCGGGTCACCGCCTCGCGCAGCTCCGGGCTGTGGGCCAGCAGGGCCTCGGTCACTGCCCCGGGGTCGCGCACCGCTTGTTCGTCGACCCTGATGACGATGCGTTCGCGGCTCTCCGCCGGTTCCACGACCATCTGCAACTCGCCGCAGTAGCCGAGGCGTTCCGCGACGATGCGGGCCAGAACCCGGTAGTTGAGGAAGTACGTACCGGCGCGGACCACGTCTCCGGTGCGGCCGAGCAGTTCGAACCGCGGAGTGGTACGGCCGCACTCGCACGCACCCTCGACCCAGCGCCCCAAGTCCCCTTGTTCGTAGCGGGAGATGGACGGCGCGCTACGGGTGTGCGGGGTGAAGACCAGTCGGCCCGTCGCGCCGTTCTCGACCGGCCGGTCGGCGTCTGTTTCGAGGATCTCCAGGGTGA
This window contains:
- a CDS encoding acyl-CoA carboxylase subunit epsilon, coding for MVRGQPNDEELAAVVSALLTLSRSRAVGARGDGAAVRRALWTRSWSWSPGGYRAPGSWQR
- a CDS encoding TetR/AcrR family transcriptional regulator — its product is MSTPKAPRSGYHHGDLRNALVGAGVALATKGGPQEVVLRAVAREVGVSPTAAYRHFANREDLLHAVRLAALARLAGAMEQEVIAGKRRRDPVEDAVRRLRALGAGYLRFALAEPGLFRMACCDTSAQTADFSLVSDSRAFALLTEVIDTLAGHGLIESGSRPYSEMAAWAPIHGMATLLLDGLLDALPPRQRQAAVDRVIEVTVEGLCGQGVVADAGRSWTRRLWSPVRKREGGPGERP
- a CDS encoding MMPL family transporter; this encodes MLRTLGLFLFDRARTVLIWAGLLTLAAGAAGIGVFGQLKSGGFEDPTAPSSRAARLLDKEFGGTPDLVLLVRPRAGTVDSPAVRAAGDDFTDRLSRRQGVQDVVSYWRTPAAALRAEDGSGALVLVQLAGDGEEVAERAAALIADHADADDKADADADGREEGAPGRAFTVVAGGPSGLGHDISTQVAKDLGLAEGIAIPVTFALLVLVFRGLAPALVPLGIGVVAVLGTFAELHLLARVTDVSVFAINLTTALGLGLAIDYGLLMVSRYREQLAAGQDPREAVGQTVATAGRTIVFSAATVAAALAAPLVFPLAFLRSFAYAGLGVVATAALCALLVTPALLTVLGPRLTPRSVRAGGGDRLWERIARTVLRHPLRTALPAFAVLVVAAAPLLGVRFGTPDERVMPENTPSRTVAAALRAEFPHGGGVDSLDVVVTGGSAPSDVAAYARAVSEVTGVDSIDHDTRTSPGSDLHHITVRTSHPPASEEAAHLVKRVRAVALPGPGEALVGGPAARAVDTKQAIGDRLPLALAMIATSTFVLLFLFTGSVTQPLRALLLNALGMGAILGTMVWIFQTGHFSGLLGCTPMPMDTAMTLLMFCVVFGLSMDYEVFVLGRIKELHDQGLPTAEAVPRGLGRSGSIVSAAAALLAVSLLAFATSSVSFMQMFGLGSGLAVLLDALLIRGVLVPTCLRLLGRHNWYAPRPLRALHRRFGLAEAPAQAMPK
- a CDS encoding acyltransferase family protein; the protein is MRFLAAALVVCTHFGLYVRGNPDFWRNSGQVGVSFFFILSGFVLTWSSRPDRSARDFWRRRLCKVFPNHLVTAAVHFALLCLVGARLTEWQLVPTALLVQSWIPGFDLTTAVSPVSWSLSCELFFYAAFPFLLRCVVRIRDGRLWWWAAGTVAMIVCVPVVATYLVPDGNPMTPLLPYMNNDAWFVYFFPVARALEFLLGMLVARLVMEGRWLPVGRVPAMLALALGFWMSMGAGLYSFVAITVVPLALVIGSTAVADAGGRRSILRARPMVWLGEVSFALYLVHKPVIDFSARALGIPRFSGMDLIAQLGFFALIFGASVLVAWALYRMVERPAMRRWSRARNRRQTSD